One segment of Pseudobythopirellula maris DNA contains the following:
- the purL gene encoding phosphoribosylformylglycinamidine synthase subunit PurL: MTLWEVNLLPATGETDREARALERAAAELHDAYAAGEAPILAASARGFLIGAPSADDATIDRIVSELLADPVVERPLAGRMGDIDLAAPPAELVQRVGGSPIGLLHVLPKPGVMDPVAGSAEGAIADLGVAEPHVRSLRKYWVSGVTQDRLEELAMRLLANDAIEQVVVGPLAITSLDAGEDHAFELKHVDIAGLDDEGLMRLSREGQLYLQLAEMQTIQRYFADQGRAPTDIELETLAQTWSEHCSHKTLAGRIAYRDERGERRFENMLKETIFAATNKLREGWGADDWCVSVFKDNAGIVRFDETDNVCFKVETHNHPSALEPYGGANTGMGGVIRDTLGTGLGAKPICSTDVFCFAPPDTPDSELPPGVLPPRRVIEGVVAGVRDYGNRMGIPTVNGAVCFDQRYLGNPLVYCGNAGLIPHDKSFKEPQPNDLIVAIGGRTGRDGIHGATFSSAELTSESESLSGGAVQIGNAIEEKKVTDVLLQARDRGLFTAVTDCGAGGFSSAVGEMGEEIGAEVWLEKAPLKYRGLSYTEIWISEAQERMVFSVPDDKWEEMHALCEAEGVEASVLGRFTPTGDLKLTFHGETVGELPMALLHDGRPPVVREASYTPPATEPFSPPAKDDYTEDLLKILGSLNVASKEWVIRQYDHEVQGGSVIKPLVGVQNDGPGDAAVVRPKLSSRRGLVISCGINPRYGEFDTYRMAASAIDEAIRNAVAVGADPTRLALLDNFCWGDCERSETLGSLVRAALACHDLSLAFEAPFVSGKDSLNNEFSYLGAGGEKQTIAIPPTLLISAMGQVDDVAKCVTMDLKRAGNRLYAVGLTRDEMGGSHLALVQELAGGEAPAVDTDLAKTVFAGVHAAIDQGLVASCHDVSEGGLSAALAEMAFAGGLGVDADLSTAPSEGLTTAAVGLLFSESNSRFVCEVASENAEAFEAALGAAPHAAIGEVTATDHVAITADGAAVRADLAALKEAWQAPLRW; this comes from the coding sequence GTGACGCTCTGGGAAGTTAACCTGCTGCCGGCCACCGGCGAGACCGACCGCGAAGCGCGCGCCCTGGAGCGGGCCGCCGCCGAACTGCACGACGCCTACGCCGCGGGTGAAGCCCCGATCCTGGCCGCTTCGGCGCGTGGTTTCCTCATCGGGGCGCCCTCGGCCGACGACGCGACGATCGACCGCATCGTGAGCGAGTTGCTCGCCGACCCGGTGGTCGAACGCCCGCTCGCGGGCCGGATGGGCGACATCGATTTAGCGGCGCCGCCGGCCGAGTTGGTTCAACGCGTGGGCGGTTCTCCCATCGGCTTGCTGCACGTGCTGCCCAAGCCGGGCGTCATGGACCCGGTCGCGGGCAGCGCGGAAGGCGCGATCGCCGACCTTGGCGTCGCTGAGCCGCACGTCCGTTCGCTCCGCAAGTACTGGGTTTCAGGAGTCACCCAAGACCGGCTCGAAGAACTCGCCATGAGGCTGCTGGCGAACGACGCGATCGAACAAGTGGTTGTCGGACCGCTCGCGATCACCAGTCTCGACGCCGGTGAGGATCACGCCTTCGAGCTCAAACACGTCGATATCGCGGGTCTCGACGACGAGGGGCTGATGCGACTCAGCCGCGAGGGGCAGCTCTACCTGCAACTCGCCGAGATGCAAACCATCCAGCGTTATTTCGCCGATCAGGGCCGCGCACCGACCGACATCGAGCTGGAGACCCTCGCCCAAACGTGGAGCGAGCATTGCAGCCACAAAACGCTGGCCGGACGCATCGCCTACCGCGACGAGCGGGGCGAGCGGCGGTTCGAGAACATGCTCAAGGAGACGATCTTCGCCGCCACCAATAAGTTGCGCGAGGGTTGGGGCGCCGACGATTGGTGCGTCAGCGTTTTCAAGGACAACGCCGGCATCGTCCGGTTCGACGAGACCGACAACGTTTGCTTCAAGGTCGAGACCCACAACCACCCCTCGGCGCTCGAGCCGTACGGCGGCGCTAACACCGGCATGGGGGGCGTGATCCGCGACACGCTCGGCACGGGGCTGGGTGCCAAGCCGATCTGCTCGACCGACGTCTTCTGCTTCGCCCCGCCCGACACGCCCGACTCCGAACTGCCGCCCGGCGTGCTGCCGCCCAGGCGCGTCATCGAAGGCGTCGTGGCCGGCGTGCGTGACTACGGAAACCGGATGGGCATCCCCACGGTGAACGGCGCCGTTTGCTTCGACCAGCGGTACCTGGGCAACCCGCTCGTCTATTGCGGCAACGCGGGTCTGATCCCGCACGACAAGTCGTTCAAGGAGCCCCAGCCGAACGACCTGATCGTGGCGATCGGCGGCCGCACCGGCAGAGACGGCATCCACGGCGCCACGTTCTCCAGCGCCGAGCTCACCAGCGAGAGCGAGAGCCTCTCGGGCGGGGCCGTGCAGATCGGCAACGCGATCGAAGAGAAGAAGGTGACCGACGTGCTGCTCCAAGCGCGTGACCGGGGCCTGTTCACCGCGGTCACGGACTGCGGCGCCGGCGGCTTCAGCAGCGCGGTCGGCGAGATGGGCGAAGAGATCGGGGCCGAGGTGTGGCTGGAGAAGGCGCCGCTCAAATACCGCGGTCTCAGCTACACCGAGATCTGGATTTCCGAAGCGCAAGAGCGGATGGTCTTCTCCGTGCCGGACGACAAGTGGGAAGAGATGCACGCCCTGTGCGAAGCCGAGGGAGTCGAGGCCTCGGTGCTCGGCCGCTTCACGCCGACCGGCGATCTCAAGCTCACCTTCCACGGTGAAACCGTTGGCGAGCTCCCTATGGCGTTGCTGCACGACGGCCGCCCGCCGGTCGTGCGCGAGGCTTCCTACACGCCGCCAGCCACCGAGCCTTTCTCGCCGCCCGCCAAAGACGACTACACCGAAGACCTCCTCAAGATCCTGGGCTCGCTCAACGTGGCGAGCAAGGAATGGGTCATCCGCCAGTACGATCACGAGGTGCAGGGCGGCAGCGTTATAAAGCCGCTGGTCGGCGTTCAGAACGACGGTCCGGGCGACGCGGCGGTCGTGCGTCCCAAGCTATCGTCGCGCCGCGGCTTGGTGATCTCCTGCGGCATCAATCCGCGATACGGCGAGTTCGATACGTACCGCATGGCGGCCAGCGCGATCGACGAGGCGATCCGCAACGCCGTGGCGGTGGGCGCCGACCCGACGCGACTCGCCCTGCTCGACAATTTTTGCTGGGGCGACTGCGAGCGGAGCGAGACACTCGGCTCGCTAGTCCGTGCGGCGCTGGCGTGCCACGACCTGTCGCTCGCGTTCGAGGCGCCGTTCGTCAGCGGCAAGGACAGCCTCAACAACGAGTTCAGCTACCTGGGCGCGGGCGGCGAGAAGCAAACGATCGCCATCCCGCCAACGCTGCTCATCAGCGCGATGGGCCAGGTCGACGACGTGGCCAAGTGCGTGACGATGGACCTCAAGCGGGCCGGCAACCGTCTCTACGCCGTCGGACTCACGCGTGACGAGATGGGCGGCTCTCACTTGGCTCTCGTCCAAGAACTCGCGGGTGGCGAGGCGCCTGCGGTCGACACCGATTTGGCCAAGACGGTGTTTGCCGGCGTTCACGCGGCGATCGACCAGGGGCTTGTTGCCTCGTGCCACGACGTGAGCGAGGGAGGGCTGTCCGCGGCTTTGGCCGAAATGGCTTTTGCGGGCGGCCTGGGCGTCGACGCCGACCTGTCGACGGCCCCCAGCGAGGGGCTCACCACGGCGGCCGTCGGCCTGCTGTTTAGCGAGTCGAACAGCCGCTTCGTTTGCGAGGTGGCGTCCGAGAACGCAGAGGCGTTTGAGGCCGCCCTGGGGGCGGCGCCGCACGCCGCCATCGGTGAGGTGACCGCAACCGACCACGTGGCGATCACCGCTGATGGCGCGGCCGTCCGCGCCGACCTCGCCGCCCTTAAAGAAGCGTGGCAAGCGCCGCTGCGTTGGTGA
- a CDS encoding phosphoribosylformylglycinamidine synthase subunit PurQ: MASPRVLVLRSPGANCDEETAEAFRLAGGVAQPVHVNRLLESPDLLADYQVLCVPGGFSYGDDIAAGRVLGGQLRRRLADACQRFRDDGKLVLGICNGYQVLMSAGLLDLDSEGAEGSGERSATLAWSDRGRYDARWVTLHATPGECVFLRGIDTIEMPVAHAEGRFAIRDSAALDRLRNAGQLVLRYAEGDNPNGSADDVAGVCDRSGRVLGLMPHPERFIDATQHPCWTRSGLSGEGAGLAIFRNAVSFFD; this comes from the coding sequence ATGGCATCCCCCCGTGTGCTTGTGCTCCGTTCGCCCGGTGCGAACTGCGACGAAGAAACCGCCGAAGCGTTCCGATTGGCCGGCGGCGTTGCCCAGCCGGTTCATGTGAACCGGCTGCTCGAATCCCCCGACCTGCTGGCCGACTACCAAGTGCTCTGCGTGCCGGGCGGCTTTAGCTACGGCGACGACATCGCCGCCGGACGTGTGCTGGGCGGCCAGCTGCGCCGCCGACTGGCAGACGCCTGCCAGCGGTTTCGCGACGACGGCAAGCTCGTGCTGGGAATCTGCAACGGCTATCAGGTGCTCATGAGCGCGGGCTTGCTCGACCTCGATAGCGAGGGCGCCGAAGGGAGCGGCGAGCGTTCCGCCACGCTCGCCTGGAGCGACCGCGGCCGCTACGACGCCCGCTGGGTTACGCTCCACGCCACGCCCGGCGAGTGCGTTTTCCTACGCGGGATCGACACGATCGAGATGCCGGTGGCGCACGCCGAGGGCCGCTTCGCCATCCGCGACTCGGCGGCGCTCGATCGCCTGCGCAACGCCGGACAACTCGTGCTCCGCTACGCCGAGGGCGACAACCCCAACGGATCGGCCGACGACGTGGCCGGCGTTTGCGACCGTTCGGGCCGCGTGCTGGGGCTGATGCCCCACCCCGAGCGGTTCATCGACGCCACCCAGCACCCGTGCTGGACTCGCAGCGGGCTGAGCGGTGAAGGGGCGGGGCTCGCGATCTTCCGCAACGCGGTGAGCTTCTTCGATTGA
- a CDS encoding transcriptional regulator — protein sequence MPVSKANNTAPVAELPADLTRLVEAVQGLPEEHAARIQPLLDQVVESTTRRRRILSLVQDALSQLRLDMKYLMFDLEATRRERDECQAKLRNWESDTDQGE from the coding sequence ATGCCCGTATCTAAAGCCAATAACACCGCTCCTGTCGCCGAACTCCCCGCAGACCTCACTCGGCTTGTCGAAGCCGTGCAGGGTTTGCCGGAGGAGCACGCCGCTCGGATCCAGCCGCTCCTCGACCAAGTGGTCGAGAGCACGACCCGCCGTCGGCGTATCTTGTCGTTGGTGCAGGACGCGCTCAGCCAGTTGCGGCTTGACATGAAGTACCTGATGTTTGATCTCGAAGCGACCCGTCGTGAACGCGACGAGTGCCAAGCCAAGCTGCGAAACTGGGAGAGCGACACCGACCAAGGCGAATGA
- a CDS encoding serine/threonine-protein kinase — MPAIATAEELAQRAVDANVLDGAQAQAVWGEFGSRNVSLGDFTQALLRKDYLTNYQIDRLTRGLRDGYYYGDYKVLYCVGAGTFARVFRAAHRETGKLVAVKVLRSRHSSDPKEAELFRREGDLCKGLVHPNIVPIHEVSSRGSEHFIVMDFIEGRNLRDFYKVRKKFGYEEASRIVSGMLAGLHYAFQKGVTHRDLKMSNVLVASNGVAMLVDFGLAGLDAETGDGDAANQRSIDYAGLERATSVRRDDIRSDIFFAGCIFWQLLAGKPPMAETRDRMQRLAKSRFKDIPNLLESAPETPLAISLVVNKAIEFDPQRRYQSPGDMLTDLKLALRRVGDGAAAGKRELASQEGIGPDGQPRKIMVVESDTKRQDVLRDLFKRNGYRVLVSGDPNRALERFASNPQAAEVILFCAATVGADALDAFNACADDAQLRNMPAVLLLEEAQASWAAAAKTGEHRGVVTMPVKLRKLREAVLAALGAQVAS; from the coding sequence ATGCCCGCGATCGCCACCGCCGAAGAACTCGCCCAGCGGGCCGTCGACGCCAACGTGCTCGACGGCGCGCAAGCGCAGGCGGTGTGGGGAGAATTCGGCTCACGCAACGTGAGCCTGGGCGACTTCACCCAGGCCTTGTTGCGCAAGGACTACCTCACCAACTATCAGATCGACCGGCTGACTCGTGGCCTTCGCGACGGCTACTACTACGGCGACTACAAGGTGCTCTACTGCGTGGGCGCCGGCACGTTCGCCCGTGTGTTCCGCGCTGCCCATCGCGAGACCGGCAAACTGGTTGCGGTGAAAGTGCTTCGCAGTCGACACAGCAGCGACCCGAAGGAGGCCGAGCTCTTCCGCCGCGAGGGGGACCTTTGCAAGGGCCTCGTCCACCCGAACATCGTGCCGATCCACGAGGTCAGCTCCCGCGGGTCCGAGCACTTTATCGTGATGGACTTTATCGAGGGGCGCAACCTCCGCGACTTCTACAAAGTCCGTAAGAAGTTCGGCTACGAGGAGGCCTCGCGTATCGTTTCCGGCATGCTGGCCGGTCTGCACTACGCCTTCCAGAAAGGTGTGACGCACCGCGACTTGAAGATGTCGAACGTTCTGGTGGCCAGCAACGGTGTGGCGATGCTCGTTGACTTCGGCCTCGCCGGGCTCGACGCCGAAACCGGCGACGGCGACGCCGCCAACCAGCGCTCGATCGACTACGCCGGCCTGGAGCGCGCCACAAGCGTGCGCCGCGACGACATCCGCAGCGACATTTTCTTCGCCGGCTGCATCTTCTGGCAATTGCTCGCGGGCAAGCCGCCGATGGCGGAGACGCGTGACCGCATGCAGCGGCTCGCCAAGTCGCGCTTCAAAGACATCCCGAACCTGCTCGAATCGGCCCCCGAGACCCCGCTGGCGATCTCGCTGGTGGTGAACAAGGCGATCGAATTCGACCCGCAGCGTCGCTACCAGTCGCCCGGCGATATGCTCACCGACCTGAAGCTCGCCCTCAGACGCGTCGGCGACGGCGCCGCGGCTGGCAAACGCGAACTCGCCAGCCAGGAGGGCATCGGCCCCGACGGCCAGCCGCGCAAGATCATGGTCGTCGAATCCGACACCAAGCGGCAGGACGTGCTCCGCGATCTGTTCAAGCGAAACGGTTACCGGGTACTCGTCTCGGGCGACCCGAACCGAGCGCTCGAGCGTTTCGCTTCCAATCCGCAAGCGGCCGAGGTGATACTGTTCTGCGCCGCCACCGTGGGCGCCGACGCCCTCGACGCGTTCAACGCTTGCGCCGACGACGCCCAGCTGCGGAACATGCCCGCCGTGCTCCTGCTCGAGGAGGCGCAGGCCAGTTGGGCCGCCGCCGCCAAGACGGGCGAGCACCGCGGCGTGGTCACCATGCCGGTGAAACTACGCAAACTCCGCGAGGCGGTCCTTGCGGCCCTCGGCGCACAAGTCGCGTCCTGA